The following are encoded together in the Chaetodon auriga isolate fChaAug3 chromosome 4, fChaAug3.hap1, whole genome shotgun sequence genome:
- the arfip1 gene encoding arfaptin-1 isoform X4, with product MAEESHRSSAAEIPVTSNGDLDQSPETVFQRDSYPSGPGALNLSESCVTASNFASTTEGIIESGPYKGPMRAQPKSGAVVLSDDLKNPAMEKLDLVRKWSINTYKCTRQILSEKLGRGSRTVDMELEAQIEVLRDNKRKYQHVIKLAQTLANQLSQMMQTQRQLGDAFADLSLKSPELHEEFGYNADTQRLLSKNGETLLGAINFFISSVNTLVDKTIEDTMLNIKQYEFARVEYDAYRTDLEELNLGPRDATTMPKIELSQQQFQIHREKYERMRNDVSIKLKFLEENKVKVLHNQLILFHNAIAAYYAGNQQQLEQTLKQFHIKLKAPGGDSPSWLEEH from the exons ATGGCTGAGGAGTCCCACAGAAGCTCAGCCGCTGAGATCCCGGTCACCAGCAACGGAGACCTGGATCAGAGCCCAGAGACAGTATTCCAGAGG GACTCTTACCCCAGTGGCCCTGGGGCCCTAAACCTTTCAGAGTCCTGTGTCACCGCCAGCAACTTTGCTTCAACAACAGAGGGCATCATTGAATCAGGACCATACAAAG GCCCGATGAGAGCACAGCCAAAGAGTGGAGCGGTGGTCCTTTCGGATGACTTAAAGAACCCGGCCATGGAAAAACTGGACCTTGTGAGAAAGTGGAGCATCAACACATATAAA tgtacCAGGCAGATCCTGTCAGAGAAGCTGGGCCGGGGCTCCAGGACCGTGGACATGGAGCTGGAGGCTCAAATCGAAGTCCTGCGGGACAACAAGAGAAAGTACCAGCATGTAATCAAGCTGGCTCAGACGCTGGCCAATCAGCTGTCCCAGATGATGCAGACGCAGAGGCAGCTGGGCGACGCTTTCGCCGACCTCAGCCTCAAGTCACCAGAGCTCCAT GAGGAGTTCGGTTACAACGCTGACACCCAAAGGCTTTTGTCCAAAAATGGAGAGACGCTGCTGGGAGCAATCAACTTTTTCATctccagtgtgaacacactggTGGACAAAACAATCGAGGACACCATGCTAAATATCAAACAGTATGAATTTGCCAG GGTTGAGTATGACGCGTACCGTACAGACTTGGAGGAGCTGAATCTGGGCCCGCGTGACGCCACCACCATGCCCAAGATCGAGCTGTCCCAGCAGCAGTTCCAGATCCACCGCGAGAAGTACGAGAGGATGCGAAACGACGTCTCCATCAAGCTGAAGTTCCTGGAGGAGAACAAG GTGAAGGTGTTGCATAACCAGCTCATCCTGTTCCACAACGCCATAGCTGCGTACTACGCTGGAAACcaacagcagctggaacagacaCTCAAGCAGTTCCACATCAAGTTGAAAGCGCCAGGTGGGGACAGTCCATCCTGGCTGGAAGAGCACTAA
- the arfip1 gene encoding arfaptin-1 isoform X3 → MAEESHRSSAAEIPVTSNGDLDQSPETVFQRDSYPSGPGALNLSESCVTASNFASTTEGIIESGPYKGSASLPTSPVAPVAPSTAVASRLARSSSDSQAEKGPMRAQPKSGAVVLSDDLKNPAMEKLDLVRKWSINTYKCTRQILSEKLGRGSRTVDMELEAQIEVLRDNKRKYQHVIKLAQTLANQLSQMMQTQRQLGDAFADLSLKSPELHEEFGYNADTQRLLSKNGETLLGAINFFISSVNTLVDKTIEDTMLNIKQYEFARVEYDAYRTDLEELNLGPRDATTMPKIELSQQQFQIHREKYERMRNDVSIKLKFLEENKVKVLHNQLILFHNAIAAYYAGNQQQLEQTLKQFHIKLKAPGGDSPSWLEEH, encoded by the exons ATGGCTGAGGAGTCCCACAGAAGCTCAGCCGCTGAGATCCCGGTCACCAGCAACGGAGACCTGGATCAGAGCCCAGAGACAGTATTCCAGAGG GACTCTTACCCCAGTGGCCCTGGGGCCCTAAACCTTTCAGAGTCCTGTGTCACCGCCAGCAACTTTGCTTCAACAACAGAGGGCATCATTGAATCAGGACCATACAAAG GGTCAGCAAGCCTGCCCACGTCTCCCGTGGCACCTGTAGCTCCCAGCACGGCTGTTGCTAGCCGCCTGGCTCGCTCTTCCAGCGATAGTCAGGCTGAGAAAG GCCCGATGAGAGCACAGCCAAAGAGTGGAGCGGTGGTCCTTTCGGATGACTTAAAGAACCCGGCCATGGAAAAACTGGACCTTGTGAGAAAGTGGAGCATCAACACATATAAA tgtacCAGGCAGATCCTGTCAGAGAAGCTGGGCCGGGGCTCCAGGACCGTGGACATGGAGCTGGAGGCTCAAATCGAAGTCCTGCGGGACAACAAGAGAAAGTACCAGCATGTAATCAAGCTGGCTCAGACGCTGGCCAATCAGCTGTCCCAGATGATGCAGACGCAGAGGCAGCTGGGCGACGCTTTCGCCGACCTCAGCCTCAAGTCACCAGAGCTCCAT GAGGAGTTCGGTTACAACGCTGACACCCAAAGGCTTTTGTCCAAAAATGGAGAGACGCTGCTGGGAGCAATCAACTTTTTCATctccagtgtgaacacactggTGGACAAAACAATCGAGGACACCATGCTAAATATCAAACAGTATGAATTTGCCAG GGTTGAGTATGACGCGTACCGTACAGACTTGGAGGAGCTGAATCTGGGCCCGCGTGACGCCACCACCATGCCCAAGATCGAGCTGTCCCAGCAGCAGTTCCAGATCCACCGCGAGAAGTACGAGAGGATGCGAAACGACGTCTCCATCAAGCTGAAGTTCCTGGAGGAGAACAAG GTGAAGGTGTTGCATAACCAGCTCATCCTGTTCCACAACGCCATAGCTGCGTACTACGCTGGAAACcaacagcagctggaacagacaCTCAAGCAGTTCCACATCAAGTTGAAAGCGCCAGGTGGGGACAGTCCATCCTGGCTGGAAGAGCACTAA